From Campylobacter lari, the proteins below share one genomic window:
- a CDS encoding pilus assembly FimT family protein codes for MKQAFTLIELVFVCIILSLLFSMGYFYYKPDYLRLGAEQILNDIKYTRHLALIQNDFRVKEFNIAKREWFKAKWQLYFIRSKSATNNEQTYTIFLDKNGDGNANIGKNMINKDREIAVDLINPNLLMNSGQSGVINQNDSKANLKYNIEKTYGISKVLFEGACKGSTRLIFDDYGRLYTPLKNAMRPYDKLASFNNDCIIRLSNKQDQHICIVINPISGYAYIPHFSSLNQQSIILNNKQIFCHNI; via the coding sequence ATGAAACAAGCTTTTACTTTAATAGAACTAGTTTTTGTTTGTATTATATTGTCTTTATTGTTTTCTATGGGGTATTTTTATTACAAACCTGACTATTTGCGTTTAGGGGCTGAACAAATTTTAAATGATATTAAATACACAAGACATTTAGCATTAATACAAAATGATTTTAGAGTAAAAGAATTTAACATTGCTAAACGAGAGTGGTTTAAAGCCAAATGGCAATTATATTTCATACGCTCAAAGTCAGCTACAAATAATGAACAAACTTATACTATTTTTTTAGATAAAAATGGTGATGGTAATGCAAATATAGGTAAAAACATGATTAATAAAGACAGAGAAATAGCTGTTGATTTAATTAATCCAAACTTATTGATGAACTCAGGACAAAGCGGAGTAATAAATCAAAATGATTCTAAGGCGAATTTAAAATATAATATAGAAAAAACATATGGTATTTCAAAAGTTTTGTTTGAAGGTGCTTGCAAGGGAAGTACGCGTTTAATTTTTGATGATTATGGTCGCTTATATACACCTTTGAAAAATGCTATGCGTCCTTATGATAAACTTGCTTCTTTTAATAATGATTGCATTATAAGATTATCTAATAAACAAGATCAGCATATATGTATAGTTATAAATCCTATTAGCGGTTATGCTTATATACCTCATTTTTCTTCACTAAACCAGCAGAGTATTATTTTAAATAATAAACAAATATTTTGTCATAATATATAA